The Lutra lutra chromosome 1, mLutLut1.2, whole genome shotgun sequence genomic sequence attttttttttaaagtagtgctTAGAAAGTACTGGACATTTCAGGGCCTCATTGTGCTACCTTTCCCTCTTATCCCAAGTAATAGATGTGATGGTATTGGAGTTTCCTGGTACCAACCCAATTTTAAATGCCCTTCCCTACTGTGAAACACTGACATCCATTCTGTGTGAATGCAGCCTTACTgatcaaatattttacttttttatcccCATGCTCTTTTGTCTCAAGTTTTTCCCCTTTTCGTAAAATGTTCTCATTTGAACTTCCTGGAACtgaattctccagaatagaacacattGGAATCCAAGTACCTGCTTTGCAGTACagtgtgctgttttgtttttccactaAGCCAGAAACCAAAATAGAACTGTATACTGCCCTCCACAACCTCCACCCCAAACGCCCAAGATTGATGTTACTTACTGACCGCCATCTTCTTTCCTACCGAGCCTGGACCCAGCCTCAGAACCTCTCCCAACAGAGCACTGggaacaaccaccaccacctgaTTAGAATTGGTGTGTAAGGGGAGATCTGTTTTGGCATCCCAATCCTAAACTCATAATTAATTCTCTCAAGGTGGTTTGGTATCTTGAGTTAGCCCTGAAGGGAGAGTGACAGGATCACACCAGTATCCTCCTTCTGGAGCCCACCCTGTGGCTCACTGGCAGGAAAAAAAGCCACTTGCTTCCACCCACTGCCCTTTTGGACAATTCCAGTTGAAGAGTTTCCAAACACTGATGAATGGAATTCAAAAGTGTCTCTTCATTTATATCATTTCATTGTGTTCAATAAGGatgttcctccctccccttctacgAACAAAGTTAGTATGTTAAGTCCCAGTTATTTGCTTCTTTGTTAGGCTCCATGAGGCTAATGTACCAAAACAATGTGATACTCTTTTTAAGACTTTGACTTGTACTGTcagtatgaatttagtgcctttcCAGGCAGCAAGATTTTTCTTCTTCGCTGATTTCATAGAATAAACACCCTTGTATACCCCTACCACTAATGTTACCAACCTCATAGACTAGCACGTAAGAATTACATTAGTTGGCTCGTTTGCATGGTACAACCAATACTGCAAGCACCTAGTCAAACTGGAATGAACAAGGTTGCCAACTGGAAGACCCTTCTGGAACCTGGAACACTTCTCAGGGACAAATGGCAGAAGAGGGGAGCTCTCAAAGCACTGCTCTGAGAAACAGGGTTACCTCAAAGGAGTTGGGGTGAGGCTTTTAACTGTCACATGATGAGGGTATCGTGGCAGGATTTCACAGAGACAGGCCCCCACGTGGATGCAAGGCTGCTGTAAGGAAACTTCCAGCAGAATGCCAGGTTTACTCTCTGGAgccacttcacagcactcagggGAACACCGGCTCCTGGCCCCAGGCTGCTGCCCAGTGACCTGGCAGAAGGGGTCCTCCAGTGGTTCTCCACAGAGAGCCCCCCCCAGTCAAAATGTGCAAGCTCTTAGGAAGATGTCCCTCAGGGACCATATTACCCAGGTGGTTCTCCACTTCTCCTCAGATTCCAGAAGTCGGAAGACCCACTTGGATTCTTGATTGCAATAATTGGAGTTCCTATCAATTTGGAGCAAATTCTTTTCTGTGGCTAAGTCTCAAAATGAGCTTCCTCATGTCTCCTCTGGGTCTCCAGCCCCGTCAGTCCCCGCTTCCTGTGGTTTCTGATGCCAGCTCCATCTGTACTGAACGATTGTATGGTGAGGAGAACAAGAGCAATGAGCGAAGCAAACCAATGCATGGAATTAAACAAAAAGTGTGCTTCACTCTTTCCTGGTCGTGTCTTTTCCTAAGGTGCTGTGTGTGTCCTGAAAGCTGCCTTCACAATCAAGGCACTTGTCAGAGCTTTAGGGAAGGGAAGACTCGACAGGCAGGGTGTCCTGCGGCCAGGAAAGGCAGGTGTGGAGAAGCTGGTTTCTGTGGCTCTGTTGTTTCAGACACACCCATAGAAGGAAGGGAAAccattgttttctttgctcttagTCTCTCCTTGACTGTTTTGTCAGTCTGGACAAGAGCTTCCTGCCTTCCCACAGCTTCCTTGCTGCCATCCATCTTGTAGTTCCTCCTATGTTATTAGTGACCCCACTATAAAGTGGGTgtagagaagaaacagaggaaaacaaaaatctggcGTCCAAAGAGTCATCGTGGTAAGATGCCTCCTGAGAGCGGAAAGCTAAAACACCATTTTGGGTTATCCACTTTTCAGCCAATCCTGACTCCCACTGGCAAGGGGAATGGAAAGTTAGCAACATGTccaccacacaccacacagaaCATTTATATCCATTTATTTGGGAAATTGCTTTACCTGTAAACTCACAACTGGTAAGGCACATTGTAGCaaaatcatgggggaaaagagagacaaacacaaGGATCCTGTGAAGGGCGAAGGGCATGTACTTGCAGTAGTGTAGAAAACACTggtttcccccttccctccccctcctccagaaCACACAAAGCCACAGATTTCACAAAGCCTTCTCCTCACCCCTACTTGTTACCAAGCTTTCTTTAAAGCAACACAACTTCAAAAATGAAGTCCTTGTGGTGTTTTTTAGGATTATACCATGTCCCAAAAGCAGTGCTTGGGAATTCATGCTTACTACGGAACAGGAGCATTCTCAAGGATGCATGTACAACAGTGGCCCAGGTGAAAGCCTTGGCAAGACCGGCTGAGTCAGATGGAAACCCAGCAGCTGACACCCAAAGGCAACAGTTCCGTTGGTAAGAAATAGGAGTTACTTCCGTAGGGTCCGTGATCCCAGAGAGCTGGTCAGTTCAGGTGCTGAGGTCTTTGTGTTCCTGGCAGCATGAACCCAGGCCTGTGCCTGTTCAAGGTGCAAGAGGCAATGACAGCTACAGATCATTAAAATATAACACAACAAAGTAATCTAAAACCAAGTTTTCCTCTTTGgactaaaaaatcaaaatattcctCAGTTATTCTCAACAAAtgacaacatgaaaaaaatacagagggcACACTGGCTGGTAGCCGAGTGTACTGAATCCATTCTCCTAGCAGGAGGATGGAGAAAGGATTCCCACACAGAAAGGCCAGATTAGAAAATGTACTGATAGTCATTTGGTTCAAGTGAGCCAAGGATGCTGCCCCTTTCAGACAGGTAAGAATTTCTCCAGAACATACCATAACATAGAGTTTGCTGCATTCATATTTAATAATCTATTTGCAATCAGCTTAATTATCAGAACATGCAACTAAGAGGTCTGACATATACGGTAACGTCAGCGCATCTGGACACGAAGAGCATCACGGAGACCACTGTGCATCTGAGCTGTGCGAGCAAGCTCTGCCCGGTATATCAGCTTGTTTCCCTTGTTTTATGAAAGAGGTAGGTCATCAGCAAAAAAGTAGCACAGGACACTCTTCAAGAGACTAACAAGATGAAGGGTAATGTCATCATTTACACCAAGGACACCCACTAGGGACTTAACCAGAGAACACCTGTCACAACTGGCTGGAAAAGAGGTGCTCTGGACAAGGACAATCAGCATCTTCTCCTAAGGCAGCTCAGGACTTGGCAAGAGGCAAATACAACAGACCACCCTGAGTTCCTTGTTATTCAATAGAACATAAACAGGATTTTCTAGAAGGCCATCCGTTTCACAGAGTGTTCTGCTAGGCCGACACAATTCCCCTTCTAGAGCACAGAAAGTTCTTTATGAAAACACTGCACAGAGATGAACAGTGTCCAAGTGTCACCTGTTGAGGGTAACTAAAAACAGTGAGGGGCTGCAGAGGACCACACCATTACACAAAGGAGCAACAGAGTCCAAGGATGtggcaaacaaaaaacccagatcACGTGTCCTTTCTACTAGTTAGATGATTGGCGTTGCTTATTTCATTCAAATGCAGGTCCTTCTGACTAAATTTTTTAATGAGGGTTCCAGGAACTAAGGCCACCAGGGCAATGGCCAAAAGCTTGAAGACCGTTTGCCAGGAGAAAAGAGCATCCAGGGAGGTAAGAGTAGACAGGATGGAGCCTGTCTGCACACAGATAAAATTGTACGGGACCAAAcctggaagaaaggggaagagccTGTTACCAGGGGCagcaaaatgaaaaccaataaCCCTTCAGAAATGTCCCCAGGAATTCACACCCGTGACTCCAGATCTTTTTTGCCCAACTTCTGACCCTAAGCACATTAGTTCTTTCCCTtcttcacccctcccccctttcctcaCTTCCCATAAACTGCCTTAACAAAAAGACttgaaatgatttataaaaaatgcatataCTACAATaggataagaatatttttaacaggaaacccaaaataaatgaagactaaAATCAGGAGATACGGTTAGTATGAAAAAGCGTAAGGTTCACCCGTGTAGCTGGGTTCTGAGCACTCAACAGCCTATGTAATGAGAGCCACCAGCTTTATGAGGGTTATAATATGCATAAGATAAAAACAAGTTTCTCAGAAATAGCACTACTTTTGCATTCTATACTGTCTCTACGAGATCATCAATTCTACTGGACCCCAGAAGTCTGACTGGTGGCCAGCCAGGCTGGTTGTATAGCAACCCCCTGGAGAAGCAGTAAAAAAACATCCTTGCCCCCGGCCTCACCCCCCAATTCTGGTTACCTGCTCCTGGAGTAAATCCCAGGAACCTGCATCCTAACAGCTTCTCCTGACCTCCACTCCTGAGACTAACTGGTTTGGGACCCCCTGATAAGCCATTCCTCCTCTACTGTAGACGATGCCTCCAGGTCACAGAGcactcaaggtcacatggcttgTCAGAGAGGGGACTGGAATACTGGTCTCCAGAGTTTTTCCAAGCCTCCTGCCACCTAGGTAATTACAGGCTGCTGAGGAACCAAGGCACTTTGTCTGAAAGCTACTATGACCAGAAGAAGCTGTGGTCGATCTTGCTTCAATTTAAGACCTCAATTTCTCTCTCAAGTGTTCCCTATTAATAGCAACTGCTCAACCACAAATTTGTTATGTTCGACCTAGAAGCCCTGAGTAGTCAGTCAATCTCTTCATGCTCTAAAGCAGGTTTAAGAGAGGCAATCCTTGTCTTTGGCTTAAAGAGGGTGGTTTACTTCCAGTGTGGAGAAAACCACAGTTTTCTGTAGGCTATTAGCACATTACCATGCTGATAAAGGGGATCCAAGGCCCAGACTTTGAGAAACACCGCTCTtgtcccagccccccacctggCCAAGTGGCCCATGGAGGGTGAGTCGCTTGCTGAAGGTCAGACAATTGTTGAAAGGCAAGAAGGAAATTTACTCTTCTCAAAGCAGCTCTGAATCAAAACTGAGGCCAGGGCCAGAGAGGAAGTCCTTTGCTCTGCTCCTCTCTCAGCTTCTGTCCTTTCTTCACCCATACACCCTCACTCCAGCTCTGCTTTCCTGCCAGCATTTCCTGAGACCTTGCCAAGGACCAAGTCACTGGTTTTCCACAGGTGATGCTTTGAACCCCAGTGCCTAGCCTTGTGTTGGCCACACAACATGAGCTAAATATCTTGGTGGAATGAACAATCCTTACTTTTCCCAAAGTATTCTTAAGGGTTTTCTGTTCACCCCTGAGCAGATCTGCAATCAGGATTAATCACTTGAGGTCACAAGGCTTGACGCTGTTCTTCACCAACCTGGGCTCTCAGAGGCAGGCATGGGGCCACGTGGCTGGTAACCCAGAGCAGGCCCCAGCATGGCAACGCTAGGACTCAGACTCACCCCACCAACTTCTTACCGATCAgaacagagaagaagaaatgcaCAATCGGGATGTTCAGAATTGGAGCTGAGAGGTTCAAGAACCAGTTTGGCGTCATGGGGAAAAGTCtcagaaacagtaagaaaaaaaacaggctgTTTCTATTCTCCTCCACCTGTAGCCAAAAAAGACAAGACCATTAAGAAGCAGAAAGAATCTCCAGATACTGAAAATCTGATAGCACCCAGCACTGCTCGAGAtacttcacatatttttttttttttaagattttatttatttatctgacacatagacagagatcacaagtaggcagcgaggcaggcagagagaggagggaggaagcaggctccctgctgagcagagcctgatgtgggacttgatcccaggaccctgagatcatgacctgagccgagggcagaggcttaacccactgagccacccagccgccctacTTCACATATACTGTTCCTGACTCTCCAACAACCCTCCAGAGCAGAgacttctttcctcatttttttaaaattaagattttatttattctatttgacagaaagagagagaaagagaacacaagaaggggagtggcagagagagagagagagagaagcagactacctgctgagcagggagcccgatctggggctgaatcccaggaccctgagatcaggacccaagctgaaggcagacacaactgacttagccacccaggcgcccctgttttcctcatttttaaaatggaagtacctgaggctcagagaagtcaggaacttgctcaaagtcacagagtGGGTAATGATGAAGCTGGAGTTTGACCCCAGGTCTGTGCCTCATGAACATACCGAAAAGAACCCCTAAGAGCTCcaaagcagggtggaggggcacaGTGGGAAATTCCTGCCTGCAAACCCCTCAAGGCCCTGAGGGGACCCTCACCGGGGGGCCCAGCACTCAGTCGCAGCCCCTCCCCTTACCTTCCTCTGCAGCAGGGACACTTTATCAGGGAAGTAGGAGACCACCAGCTGTTTGCCAAAGACATTGGAGAGCAGGTAGCAGCACGTGGCACCCACTGACGTCAACACACAGCACAGCAGAAGCCCCAGCCATGGTCCGAACAAAGCACCTGCTAAAATgttctgtgaaaataaaaaaaaacacctcagccCTTAGAACATCTGGTGGCTAACAGCCACCTTGTACTGGAGCCCCAggttccttcctcttccagtgATTTTCCCAACCAAAACCCAACTCCCATTCTGTAGTGGTGAATGAAAAGTGATCCCAGGGCTGGGAACTGCACCCCTGGCCTTGGTCTCTTCACCTTCCTAACAGGATGAGGATGAACACTTCAGAAGGCAGGAGAACATTCTCTGGGACAACATGTGTATAcagaccctcccacccccccgcctgctgcGTGGGCGGTGGGAGGCCCTACAATCACTAGTGCTCCAAGAAGGGAGAAGTGCAACTCACACGTTATTGTTACCATTTTAGATTAATGTAAACTGTGAATTTTCCTTCAGGAAGACCACCCAGGCTATATGAAACgtcctctttctttgctttttgttggAATTACATCTGTGTGGCAGAGAATGCTGGGGATTCCATGTTGACTGGAGCTCTAGCTGACACTCAAAAAAGTCTTagattaaggaaaatgaaaagtgaacGAATATATCCTAAATACAGTTTAGCTGGTAGATGTCACCCTGCCAAACATGGGATCcaagagagaaagtaaaagggGAACTTCCAAGTGAGAAGGTGGGGGTCTGACATGAAAAggtcctcaacatcactcagcatcagggaaatacaaatcaaaaccacaatgagataccacctcacaccagtcagaatggctaaaattaacaagtcaggaaatgacagatgttggcgaggatatggggaaaggggaaccctcctacactgttggtgggaatgcaagctggtgcaaccactctggaaaacagcatggaggttcctcaaaaagttgaaaatggtggggcgcctgggtggctcagtgggttaagccgctgccttcggctcaggtcatgatctcagggtcctgggatcgagccccgcatcaggctctctgctcagcagggagcctgcttcctcctctctctctgcctgcctctctgcctgcttgtgatctctctgtcaaataaataaataaaatctttaaaaaaaaaaaaaaaagttgaaaatggagctaccctatggcccagcaatgacactactgggtatttaccctaaagaaacaaatgtagtgatccgaaggggcatgtgcactcaaatgtttatagcagcaatgtccacaatagccaaactatggaaagaacctagatgtccatcaacagacgaatggataaagatgtggtatatatatgtaatggaatactatgcagtcatcaaaaaactgaaatcttgccatatgcaatgatgtggatggacctagagggtattatgctgagtgaaacaggtcaatcagagaaagacaattatcatatgatctctctgataggaggaatttgagaggcagggcggggttcttggggggaagggaggggaaaaaataattaaacaagatgggaccggggagggagacaaaccataagagactcttaatctcaataAACAAAGTGAGGGCGGCTGGAGGGGtgaggagtgggagggacagggtggctgggtgatggacactggggagggtatgtgctttggtgagtgctgtgaaatgtgtaagactgatgattcacagacctgtaccccagaagcaaataagaaattatatgttaataaaaagaaaaaaaaagaaggtgggggTCTGATGAGCACTACTACACATGAAGAGCTGAGCTACATGTCTTATGCCACTCTTACTATGACCCTGTGTCATATGCCATCCTTACGCCACTCTCCAGGGGGAGGTTAAGTATCACGCCCAAGCTCACACTAGGCAGAGACAGGATCACTCCCAGGTAGCATCTGACTCTGCCCTGAAGAGGGATCAGCTcaagaagagaggcagagggggcacctggctggctcagtcggtacagcctctgactcttgatctcagggttgtaagttcaagccccatgttgggcatggagcatgctttaaaaaaaaaaaaaaaagaagaagaagaagaagagggaaggcaGCTCCAGGGGCACCCCCAAGCAGTCAGTCCCTGACCTCAAGCACCACACACCTCCCTGTCTCTCTTGACATGGAcatgtttgcttttcttcccatttcccacAAACAGATGCCTTATAGGCATCCAGCCCAAATTTGGAGTAGAGAAAAGATGCCAACGTAGAAGAAAAAAGCAGGACGGAAGGAAGCTTTCAGGGTCTCCCGCTCGGTCACTTAGTCATGCAACAAGCACTGAGGgccactgtgtgccagacactgtcaCTGACCCAGCTGCTCTCATACAGTTTCATTTATTCCCCCACACAACAATGTGTAGGAGGGGGCCCGTTCTCCAGGCAAGGAAACAAGGCTGGAGAAGTTAAAGGGGTTCCCCGTGGTTATgcagctgagattcaaacccaccCAAGCCCTAAAATAGACACACATTTATATGAGACAGCTGAAAATGctgcagggagggcaggaaggttCTTCTGCAGAACCTCAAGCGACAACGGAAGAGAAGCAGCCTGCAGCAAGAGCGCGTGCCAGGGCCCAGGACCGAGGCTCCAAgggcagtggcggggggggggggggggggcagggggatgccTGGGACATCAGAAGGGCTTATCCTCCCCACAATGGGGAGgtttccccagcccctccagcctcACGTCACCATCAACAACATGCATCTGTTCATCAAACATTTGTGAAGGCGCTTCCCTAAGCCGCGCAAAGAAACACCAAGCCAAGAATCAAGAATGGGCCTGGTTTTCAAAGAGCCCAAAGATGAAAGGAGGACACGGATTTtcaaaaagtaacagaaaacagTGCTGAAATGCAAACCATTATGGAAGCTCTGCAGAGGAACAGCCGACCCAGCCGGGATTGTGCGAGTATCTCTGGGACAGCGCACAGCCTGTCCAGGAAGCCCTTGGAGCCAGGCAGACATGGGTTCAGACCCCAGCCCCAACCCTCCTCACCTTGTCACCTTGGACAGTCACTTCCCAGTGCACtgcttccttatctataaaatgtgatAATGGTGCCCACACGCTAAGGCTGCTAGGAGAGTTAAATAAGGTCAGCAAAGCAACGAGGACAGTGTTTGACCCAGGGGAGGCTGTCAGCACATGGCTGCCAGTCTTCCTTGGGACTGCGCGATTGGCAGCCTAAGGGCCCCTCTGCAAAGACAGAAGGTGGTTTCCCCGCAGGCACAGAAGGAGGGCAGGGCACTGACCAGGAAGCTGGAGCCAGGGATGGCAAAGCCCTGCTTGTAGAGGTAGGCGCTGCAGAACAGCAGGAACACGTAGGTCTGGTGCTCCTTCCGGTATTCTCGAAGGACCTCGGAGAGCTCCCGAAGCTCTGCCAGGTCTG encodes the following:
- the TMEM41A gene encoding transmembrane protein 41A, whose protein sequence is MRSAGAGRAQPQPGAACGFFRGSAGPGAGAGAEMRPLLGLLLVFVGCTFALYLLSTRLPRGRPLGSGEDTAGRSLWFPSDLAELRELSEVLREYRKEHQTYVFLLFCSAYLYKQGFAIPGSSFLNILAGALFGPWLGLLLCCVLTSVGATCCYLLSNVFGKQLVVSYFPDKVSLLQRKVEENRNSLFFFLLFLRLFPMTPNWFLNLSAPILNIPIVHFFFSVLIGLVPYNFICVQTGSILSTLTSLDALFSWQTVFKLLAIALVALVPGTLIKKFSQKDLHLNEISNANHLTSRKDT